The nucleotide sequence TTGCCGCCTTTACCTTCAAAAGAAAGTTCAGCAGCACATGAGTAAGTATCTCTTTTCTCATCATGTTCACGAGTACGCACGCTTTCTACTTTGATCTTTATTTGATCGATCACAGCAGCCATTTTTTGATCACGAAGTTCATCTTTTGTAATATCAATGACTAAGCCTTTTGCTTCTGAGCTGTCACAGGTCGGTGTTCCACCACCACATCCCACTAAAGGTAATGCTAATGCGCCTAATAAGGCTAATTTTAGAATTCTAGTTTTCATGTTGATTATTTCTTCCTTACTCACAAGATAAAATAAATTTTTCAATATTTTACCTAATAATTATCTCGCAACAATATAGTGAGTTAATAGTCAGAATAAGATAACGATAGAAATTAATATTTTGGTGTTAAGATAATCATTAAGTAAAACCTACAAACTTTAACGCCAATATTAATGTGCTTCGATTTCTTGTTTGTTAATCACACCAATAATATCAACACGAATATTTCGTGTATCCGCTCTTCTTTTATCATCTACTGCGCGAATACGATAGTGACCACTCTTTTTGGGATACCACTCTATTGAGCGCTGATTTGTACTATTCCCTAGATAAGCATCATCAACAAACCAATAAATAATATTGCTGTCATTATCTGTTGTTGCATTAAATACAATTGATGTGTTTGGTGCTGAAGTACGTCTTAAAGAATAGATTGTGTTGTTTGTTCTGTTTTATTTTTATCTTGTGAAGGTGTTCCTGTATTCGAATTTTCATTTGAATTATCACAACCTACGGCTGATATTAATAAAAGACTTATTATCGATGCCAATATGCTCTTTTTCATAATCCCTCATTATATTATTAAGTAACCAACTCAATATAAACTATAATGAGTTTAATAATTAATGACTATTATTTATTAAATTAATTTGAAGCATCACAACAACTGACTGAAACCTTGTGATATGATCGTGCAAAGCTTGTGAAATAGAACAAAATGCAGTGTAACAACAGATTTTCACAAATAACTAAAAATTCAATACGTTAAGACAGACAACAACATGACTGACATTCAACATTTAGACTCCCACACACCAATGATGCAACAGTATCTTAAGCTTAAAGCAGAGCATCCTGAAATCTTACTGTTTTATCGTATGGGTGACTTTTATGAATTGTTTTTTGATGATGCTAAAAAAGCCTCTCGCTTATTAGATATTTCATTAACAAAACGAGGTCAGTCTGCGGGCCAACCTATTCCTATGGCTGGTGTTCCTCATCACGCCGTTGAGAACTATCTCGCTAAATTGGTGCAATTAGGCGAGTCTGTCGCCATTTGTGAACAAATTGGTGATCCTGCAACAAGTAAAGGTCCTGTTGAGCGCAAAGTTATTCGTATTGTTACGCCGGGTACAGTGACTGATGAAGCCTTACTTGAAGAGCGTCAAGACAACCTTTTAGCTGCGATTTGGCAAGACAAAAATGGTGCTTTTGGCTATGCAACGTTAGATATCACATCAGGTCGTTTCCGTGTTACTGAAATGCCAGATAGTGAAAGCATGATTGCCGAATTACAACGCACCCATCCAGCCGAATTGCTCTATCCAGAAACCTTTGAGTCAATGGCACTTATTGAACGTCAGCAAGGTCTACGCCGTCGCCCTATTTGGGAGTTCGAACCAGAAACAGCAAAGCAACAACTGAATCTGCAATTTGGTACCCGTGACTTAACGGGCTTTGGTGTTGAAAATGCACGTCTGGCACTCTGTGCCGCAGGGTGTTTATTACAATATGTAAAGGACACACAACGCACTGCACTCCCTCATATCCGTAGCATCACGATGGAACGCCCTCAGGATTCTATTATTTTAGATGCGGCAACTCGTCGCAATCTTGAATTAACTCAAAATCTTGCCGGAGGTACTGATAACACACTGGCATCGGTACTCGACCTTTGTGTAACACCAATGGGCAGTCGTATGCTAAAACGTTGGATACACTCGCCTTTGCGCCAACGTGAACAACTCATCAAACGCCAAGATGCAATAACTGCATTACAGCCTCTCTATTTTGAACTGCAACCTTTTTTACGCCAAGTGGGTGACTTAGAACGTGTTTTGGCCCGTTTAGCGTTACGATCAGCACGCCCTCGTGATCTTTCTCGTATGCGTCATGCATTCCAGCAATATCACGATATTCATCAAGTGCTCGAACAAGCCGATATGCCTTACATTAAAGAATTACAAAAGCGTATTAGCCAGTTTGATGAATTATGTGAGTTACTTGAACATGCCATTGTTGAAACACCGCCTGTATTAGTACGTGACGGTGGTGTTATTGCCTCTGGTTATAATGCGGAATTAGACGAATGGCGAGCATTAGCCGATGGCGCAAGTGATTACCTTGATAAACTTGAAATTCGTGAACGTGAAAAATGGGGTATTGATACACTTAAAGTTGGCTTTAATGGTGTACACGGCTATTACATTCAAGTCAGTCGTGGACAAAGCAATTTAGTGCCTATGCACTATGTTCGCCGTCAAACATTAAAAAATGCTGAACGTTACATCATTCCTGAATTAAAAGAGTATGAAGACAAGGTGTTAACGTCTAAAGGTAAGGCATTAGCTATCGAAAAAATGCTTTATGAAGAGATTTTTGAAAAGCTATTACCTCACCTTGCAGCATTACAAAGTAGTGCTGAGGCTTTAGCTGAAACAGATGTTCTCTCTAATCTTGCAGAACGTGCTGAATCATTAAATTATACCCGCCCAGAATTGAGTGAGAAAACAGGTATTCTGATCACTGGGGGACGTCACCCTGTTGTTGAACAAGTCCTTAGCGAACCTTTTATTTCAAATCCATTACAATTATCACCTCAACGTCGCTTACTGATAATTACAGGCCCTAATATGGGAGGGAAAAGTACTTATATGCGCCAAGCCGCATTAATTACTTTACTTGCTTATATTGGTAGCTTTGTACCTGCTGAAAAAGCTTTAATTGGTCCAGTCGATCGTATCTTTACGCGTGTGGGTGCTTCTGATGATCTTGCTTCAGGTCGCTCTACCTTTATGGTTGAAATGACCGAGACAGCTAATATTTTGCATAATGCGACTGAAAACAGCTTGGTCTTAATGGATGAGATTGGTCGAGGTACATCCACTTATGATGGGCTATCTCTAGCTTGGGCCTGTGCTGAAAACTTAGCAAATCGAATTAAAGCAATGACACTCTTTGCAACCCACTATTTTGAATTAACCACACTGCCTGAAAAACTTGAAGGTACTGCAAACATTCACTTAGACGCAGTTGAGCATGGCGACACAATTGCCTTTATGCACAGTGTGCAAGAAGGTGCGGCAAGTAAAAGCTATGGTTTAGCTGTTGCAGCATTGGCGGGTGTTCCAAAAGAAGTTATCCGTCGAGCTAAGCAAAAATTAAAAGAGCTTGAAATGCTATCAGGCAACTCCGGCTCTGGTCATGTTGAAACATCACAGCTGATGTTATTAACAGAAGCGGAACCTTCAGAGATTGAATTAGCGTTGGATAAAATCGATCCTGATGCCCTAACACCACGACAAGCATTAGAACAACTTTATCGTTTAAAAGAGATGGCAAAATAGGCCATAAACAGTAAAACATACTGATAATAAAAAAAGCTCTGTTTGATTTCACAGAGCTTTTTTATGGTTTTTTATAATTTATCAAACAGAGATAGTCAGAGATAAATACAACTCTACTTAATGAAAGCATGGCTATATTTCAGTCGTTCACCCAATAGTAGTAAAGTATCTTCGTCGCCGTAATTATCAAACAAACGAATAAATGAAGATAAAGCAGGATTAAACATCATATCGTCATTAATTTTCTCATAAGAAGTATAATTTTTTGTTTTTAATGAGAAAACTAGCGTAGTTTGATCATCGTTACGGCCTTTATTTAAAATCAAATCATCATTACTTATCATCAAATCATTTAGATATTTATAACCACTTTCATAGAAAGTTTCTAAATTTCCATCAGTTTGACGTTGAACCACAGAATAGAGATCACGAGAAGCATGTTGAGCAATAAAATAGATATCACCTTTATCATTTTGAGCAACCTCTTTAACACGCAAAGGAAGCCAGCGTGTTTTTGTTACTTCTTTATTCACTAAATTTAGCGTGATTTCTAACGTGTTTGTTGTGTAATGATGATTGTAAAAAATAACAAGAGAATCACCTGAAAGGGCATAATGAAATTGTGTAAACTCACCGAAATCCTCAGCGTAATACTGCTTCACTAGATCTTCTGTATTAACTGAATATTCCCAGCTTTCACCTTCATCTAAACTTGTCAGTATTGTCTTATTATCAACTAATACTAATTGTGATGTTGTTTGTGAAAACAGTAATTTTCCACCGATAAGCGCTAAAGGGAAGCGATAATAGCCAGCGTTAGTCTCTTGCCAAGGCATTAAATCTGCGACTGTAAACTTTGCTAAATCTATATTTTGACGCCCCTGCTCTGTAAATAATACACACTTATCAAGAACACAATAAGCGTTATAAAAGCTACCTTGGCCTTGTGATACAAAGCGTGTACCTTCTTTGTCAGAAAAGTACAGCATATATTTTCTCTGATTATCTTGGCGGTGAAGTCGACCATAAATATCTACGTCATATCGCCCACTATCAGATTCAGTCTTAATTAATATCCCACTAGAAGCATAAAAAACCTTACGCCAATCATAACGAGAATAAGGATATGAAGATAACTCAGAGGCGTTTTCATTTTTCCATTGCCACTTAGAGGCAAAACCATGAAAAAGCACACCATAACAGAGCAGTAAGCTTAAAATAAATAAGCTTGTGATGATGATAAAAGGCTTACGGAAAAAAAGGTTCATT is from Proteus columbae and encodes:
- the mutS gene encoding DNA mismatch repair protein MutS, translating into MTDIQHLDSHTPMMQQYLKLKAEHPEILLFYRMGDFYELFFDDAKKASRLLDISLTKRGQSAGQPIPMAGVPHHAVENYLAKLVQLGESVAICEQIGDPATSKGPVERKVIRIVTPGTVTDEALLEERQDNLLAAIWQDKNGAFGYATLDITSGRFRVTEMPDSESMIAELQRTHPAELLYPETFESMALIERQQGLRRRPIWEFEPETAKQQLNLQFGTRDLTGFGVENARLALCAAGCLLQYVKDTQRTALPHIRSITMERPQDSIILDAATRRNLELTQNLAGGTDNTLASVLDLCVTPMGSRMLKRWIHSPLRQREQLIKRQDAITALQPLYFELQPFLRQVGDLERVLARLALRSARPRDLSRMRHAFQQYHDIHQVLEQADMPYIKELQKRISQFDELCELLEHAIVETPPVLVRDGGVIASGYNAELDEWRALADGASDYLDKLEIREREKWGIDTLKVGFNGVHGYYIQVSRGQSNLVPMHYVRRQTLKNAERYIIPELKEYEDKVLTSKGKALAIEKMLYEEIFEKLLPHLAALQSSAEALAETDVLSNLAERAESLNYTRPELSEKTGILITGGRHPVVEQVLSEPFISNPLQLSPQRRLLIITGPNMGGKSTYMRQAALITLLAYIGSFVPAEKALIGPVDRIFTRVGASDDLASGRSTFMVEMTETANILHNATENSLVLMDEIGRGTSTYDGLSLAWACAENLANRIKAMTLFATHYFELTTLPEKLEGTANIHLDAVEHGDTIAFMHSVQEGAASKSYGLAVAALAGVPKEVIRRAKQKLKELEMLSGNSGSGHVETSQLMLLTEAEPSEIELALDKIDPDALTPRQALEQLYRLKEMAK